The Argopecten irradians isolate NY chromosome 6, Ai_NY, whole genome shotgun sequence genome has a window encoding:
- the LOC138325796 gene encoding transmembrane protein 214-B-like — protein MASTTPHWEKVGKAKKGGKSQIPHLTRTEKKQFIDNMPRIEPNKPLKESVTMYDAFLEKERKEELKASRNHEKSSPSNKEQNGKAGGDRKTVQSKKKKPEQEKKKQVDYAEAISTITKDDVKSTLVSTQTSFPDNLEVWLKDLASFLNLKLEKVPESDPVFTNKPKDFPLCHLGRQCQQTITSVIKQATQETMEHMLYHCVNTMLTELNKGNSTLGYRIFIQLLVKVKPDVALSKLNQFLELLKTNQNRSSRCLTILWSLGQCGHLDLKCGLRMWIEVMQPTLKVRPVANYCVEYLEELLENKKALSTVYGVITVREYFYLLDLIFGDRQMPGDLSRKLQNLYPDIKTIVYGGTTANMRNLFPSYLTRATPNTSRQMMAELMSSLVYCLSTDEQCYSVWVQMYTKYLHQSSILMQYLLDTWETSSKILDKKLLKKTFRSFSITNDELATRGKSSVEGLEQCSDVCKELQQKLDQTRFPWGLLMFLLISVVSGIVAYDIYFSSSMRSSRTVQFLEDYGILAFTRQVWGRVYLYTSMAYGWVCVNVPLYYGKVHAAVGPYMLEAWTRLLQFWNQFLEVSAPFRLWAALKLSQCLKWIYGLSPELWTQLLNYIWLSWDFFRDYSFWICGQTANLLYLAYHWVEENIILSEYTPDSVQKVLTSGISSIHHASVSLFTWCRQTFLMVTSGH, from the exons AACCACTTAAGGAATCAGTGACCATGTATGATGCCTTTCTGGAAAAGGAGAGAAAAGAAGAGTTAAAAGCTAGTAGGAACCATGAGAAATCCTCACCATCTAATAAGGAGCAGAATGGTAAAGCTGGTGGTGACAGGAAAACGGTGCAGAGCAAAAAGAAGAAGCCTGAACAGGAAAAGAAGAAACAGGTGGACTACGCCGAAGCTATTTCTACT ATCACAAAAGATGATGTGAAGTCTACCTTGGTCTCGACCCAGACAAGTTTCCCAGACAACTTGGAGGTGTGGCTAAAAGATCTGGCATCTTTCCTGAACCTGAAACTAGAAAAGGTTCCCGAATCTGATCCGGTCTTCACCAACAAGCCTAAAG ATTTCCCACTCTGCCACCTTGGACGACAATGTCAGCAAACAATCACATCAGTGATTAAGCAGGCCACTCAGGAAACCATGGAGCATATGTTATACCACTGTGTGAACACCATGCTTACAGAACTTAACAAAG GAAATTCCACCCTTGGTTATCGGATCTTTATTCAGCTGCTTGTTAAAGTCAAACCAGATGTAGCTTTGTCTAAACTGAACCAG tttttggAACTTCTGAAGACCAACCAGAACCGATCTAGCAGGTGTCTGACCATACTGTGGTCACTTGGGCAGTGTGGTCACCTGGACCTAAAATGTGGACTGCGGA TGTGGATCGAGGTCATGCAGCCGACCCTGAAGGTGCGACCAGTAGCTAACTACTGTGTGGAGTATCTGGAGGAACTGCTCGA GAATAAAAAGGCCCTGAGTACAGTGTATGGAGTAATCACGGTGCGGGAGTATTTCTACCTACTCGACCTTATATTTGGAGATCGTCAGATGCCAGGGGACCTCAGTAGAAAGCTGCAGAATCTCTATCCTGACATTAAG ACCATTGTATATGGTGGCACGACAGCTAACATGAGGAACCTGTTCCCTTCATATCTGACGAGGGCCACACCCAACACATCACGTCAGATGATGGCTGAG CTGATGTCAAGTCTGGTGTACTGCTTGTCCACTGATGaacagtgttacagtgtgtggGTTCAGATGTACACCAAGTACCTTCACCAGTCTAG TATCTTAATGCAGTATTTGCTGGATACCTGGGAAACATCCAGCAAGATACTGGACAAGAAGCTACTGAAGAAAACCTTTCGTTCCTTCTCCATCACCAACGATGAACTGGCAACAAGAGGCAAATCAAGTGTCGAAGGACTTGAGCAGTGTTCTGATGTCTGCAAG GAACTCCAACAGAAGTTGGATCAGACTCGGTTTCCATGGGGACTGCTGATGTTTCTACTTATTTCTGTGGTGTCTGGTATCGTTGCCTATGACATTTACTTCAGCTCTTCCATGAGAT CCTCACGAACAGTGCAGTTTCTGGAAGACTATGGAATATTGGCATTTACAAGACAGGTTTGGGGCAGGGTTTACCTGTATACATCTATGGCATATGG CTGGGTTTGTgtgaatgtccccctgtactaTGGTAAGGTACATGCTGCCGTCGGCCCGTACATGTTGGAGGCATGGACTCGTCTGCTCCAGTTCTGGAACCAATTCCTTGAGGTGTCGGCTCCCTTCAGATTATGGGCAGCATTGAAGTTATCCCAATGTTTAAAATGG ATATACGGACTGTCCCCGGAGCTGTGGACACAGCTATTGAACTATATCTGGTTATCCTGGGACTTCTTTAGGGATTATTCCTTTTGGATATGTGGCCAAACGGCCAACCTCCTTTATCTTGCCTACCACTGGGtggaagaaaatattatttt AAGTGAATATACGCCGGACAGTGTACAGAAAGTTCTCACATCAGGAATCTCATCGATACATCACGCATCCGTCAGTCTCTTCACCTGGTGCCGACAGACATTTCTAATGGTAACCAGCGGACACTGA